One stretch of Streptomyces sp. A2-16 DNA includes these proteins:
- a CDS encoding ABC transporter permease has translation MSHLSSAVRDSSTMLRRNLLHARRYPSMTLNLLLTPVMLLLLFVYIFGGTMSAGLGDGGGGRSEYLAYLVPGILMLTIGGTTIGTAVSVSMDMTEGIIARFRTMAIHRGSVLIGHVVGSVLQCLASVVLVGAVAVAIGFRSTNATVWEWILALGLLALVALALTWIAVGMGLSGPNPEAASNNAMPLMILPLLSSAFVPVDAMPGWFQPIAEYQPFTPAIETLRGLLLGTEIGANGWLAVAWCLGLAALGYLWSKSLYSSGSKQT, from the coding sequence ATGAGCCACCTCTCCTCCGCCGTGCGCGACTCGTCCACGATGCTGCGCCGCAACCTCCTGCACGCCCGGCGCTATCCGTCCATGACGCTGAACCTGCTGCTCACGCCGGTCATGCTGTTGCTGCTCTTCGTCTACATCTTCGGCGGCACCATGAGCGCGGGCCTCGGGGACGGCGGTGGCGGCAGGTCCGAGTACCTCGCGTATCTGGTGCCGGGCATCCTGATGCTGACCATCGGCGGCACCACGATCGGCACCGCGGTGTCCGTGTCCATGGACATGACCGAGGGGATCATCGCCCGCTTCCGCACCATGGCGATCCACCGCGGTTCCGTGCTCATCGGGCACGTCGTCGGCAGCGTGCTGCAGTGCCTGGCGAGCGTGGTCCTCGTCGGGGCCGTCGCCGTGGCGATCGGGTTCCGCTCCACGAACGCCACCGTCTGGGAGTGGATCCTGGCGCTCGGACTGCTGGCCCTGGTCGCCCTGGCACTGACCTGGATCGCGGTCGGCATGGGCCTGTCCGGCCCGAACCCCGAGGCGGCCAGCAACAACGCCATGCCACTGATGATCCTGCCCCTGCTCTCCAGCGCCTTCGTGCCGGTCGACGCGATGCCGGGCTGGTTCCAGCCGATCGCCGAGTACCAGCCCTTCACCCCGGCCATCGAAACCCTGCGGGGCCTGCTCCTCGGCACGGAGATCGGCGCCAACGGCTGGCTCGCCGTCGCCTGGTGCCTCGGCCTCGCGGCACTCGGCTACCTCTGGTCCAAGTCCCTCTACAGCAGCGGCTCGAAGCAGACCTGA
- a CDS encoding thermostable hemolysin encodes MQINIARRDTALWSACSDLAQERYRRDYGADITAAPDSFIALCAVENGVEVPTACAGMTFGSAHGLLVDSYLGRPAAEAIAERTATHCEPSSLIEIGPLASREAGAGLALIRMVPALTWCNGAEFLMCTVTRALARTLARVGIEFTALAPAREESLPAEQQGRWGSYYATEPLAGYVDLRHFAAQLSVRGDSGPHLAVTWGRTAAESALAGAR; translated from the coding sequence ATGCAGATCAACATCGCGCGCAGAGACACCGCGCTGTGGTCCGCGTGCTCGGATCTCGCGCAGGAGCGGTACCGGCGCGACTACGGGGCGGACATCACCGCGGCTCCGGACAGTTTCATCGCGCTGTGCGCCGTGGAGAACGGCGTGGAAGTTCCGACGGCCTGCGCGGGAATGACGTTCGGCAGCGCGCACGGTCTGCTCGTCGACAGCTACCTGGGCCGTCCGGCCGCCGAGGCGATCGCCGAGCGTACGGCGACGCACTGCGAGCCGAGCAGCCTGATCGAGATCGGGCCGCTGGCCTCACGCGAGGCCGGAGCCGGTCTGGCGCTCATCCGGATGGTGCCGGCCCTGACCTGGTGCAACGGAGCCGAGTTCCTGATGTGCACCGTGACCCGCGCCCTGGCCCGCACTCTGGCCCGCGTGGGCATCGAGTTCACCGCCCTGGCCCCGGCGCGCGAGGAGTCCCTGCCGGCCGAGCAGCAGGGCCGCTGGGGGTCGTACTACGCGACGGAGCCGCTCGCCGGCTACGTGGACCTCCGGCACTTCGCGGCCCAGCTGAGCGTGCGCGGCGACTCCGGCCCGCACCTCGCCGTGACGTGGGGGCGGACGGCCGCGGAGAGCGCGCTGGCGGGTGCGCGATGA
- a CDS encoding potassium-transporting ATPase subunit C: MNNSVSTTARLLWAGLRALLVLTLVTGVVYPLAVTGVAQTLFHGKANGSEITYDGKVVGSSLIGQQGYGLDYFQPRPANGLGENSVNTRYKLILSGATNLSADNKDLVKQVEDAKAKVVKDNSVPGYTVRPSEVPADAVTSSGSGLDPDISPQYADLQVHRVAARNGLTVAQVQKLVDAHTERRTLGFIGEPRVNVLELNIALKSLVAKG; this comes from the coding sequence ATGAACAACTCCGTATCGACCACCGCCCGATTGCTGTGGGCGGGCCTGCGCGCCCTGCTGGTGCTGACCCTGGTGACCGGCGTCGTCTACCCGCTGGCCGTCACCGGTGTCGCGCAGACGCTGTTCCACGGCAAGGCGAACGGCTCGGAGATCACGTACGACGGGAAGGTCGTCGGATCCTCGCTCATCGGCCAACAGGGGTACGGGCTCGACTACTTCCAGCCCCGCCCGGCGAACGGGCTGGGGGAGAACTCGGTCAACACCCGGTACAAGCTGATTCTGTCCGGTGCCACCAACCTCTCCGCGGACAACAAGGATCTGGTCAAGCAGGTCGAGGACGCCAAGGCGAAGGTCGTCAAGGACAACTCGGTGCCCGGCTACACCGTCAGGCCCTCCGAGGTCCCCGCCGACGCGGTCACCTCCTCCGGCTCCGGCCTCGACCCGGACATCTCCCCGCAGTACGCGGACCTCCAGGTCCACCGGGTCGCCGCCCGCAACGGCCTGACCGTCGCCCAGGTGCAGAAGCTGGTCGACGCACACACCGAGCGCCGCACCCTCGGCTTCATCGGCGAGCCCCGGGTGAACGTCCTCGAGCTCAACATCGCGCTCAAGTCCCTCGTGGCCAAGGGCTGA
- a CDS encoding toxin-antitoxin system HicB family antitoxin, with protein sequence MDLTPYVDNLRRELAVAAEAGGDEARELADRLTAPLESATRLVMLNVLSAAMDEITRELAPGSVDVRLRGLDPDFVVTLPSTEDAAPVEPAAPLEPVRTPVADADEGGTARVNLRLPAHLKTRAEEAASHEGLSVNAWLVRAVSAAVDGGTRPRTPGKVQNVGQSFTGWVR encoded by the coding sequence ATGGACCTCACCCCGTATGTCGACAACCTCCGCCGCGAACTCGCGGTGGCTGCCGAGGCCGGAGGCGACGAAGCCCGTGAGCTGGCCGACAGGCTGACCGCTCCCCTGGAGTCGGCGACCCGGCTGGTCATGCTCAACGTGCTCTCCGCGGCGATGGACGAGATCACCCGCGAACTCGCCCCCGGCTCGGTCGACGTACGACTGCGCGGACTCGACCCCGACTTCGTGGTGACCCTGCCGTCCACCGAGGACGCCGCCCCGGTGGAGCCGGCCGCACCCCTCGAACCGGTCAGGACCCCGGTCGCCGACGCGGACGAGGGCGGCACCGCACGCGTCAACCTCCGACTGCCGGCCCATCTCAAGACGCGCGCCGAGGAGGCCGCGAGCCACGAGGGCCTGTCGGTCAACGCGTGGCTGGTGCGTGCCGTGTCCGCCGCGGTGGACGGCGGAACCAGGCCGCGCACCCCGGGCAAGGTCCAGAACGTCGGACAGAGCTTCACGGGCTGGGTGCGCTAG
- a CDS encoding TetR/AcrR family transcriptional regulator yields MRTAQRKAQEVAEREQRLLRTALEVVARDGLHNLTLARLATEAGYSKGTIYNHFTCREDLLVALSTDSAKRQIRYYQAIADLPWDGVRALYGLMLAYMRHAETAPELFESSMAALANAVGALASPERLERRDVVDRQMGQVIGAVVERTEREGAFEHPVLPPAAALDALRSAVLGYTVTHLLSRRFQWGAAATDGNRLVVAASMMHGLGWPRVEASAASAVQRVVDDLIPAAEEKAGGERLVHG; encoded by the coding sequence ATGAGAACTGCGCAGCGGAAAGCACAGGAAGTTGCAGAGCGTGAGCAAAGGCTTCTTCGGACAGCACTGGAGGTGGTGGCGCGGGACGGCTTGCACAACCTCACCCTGGCACGGCTGGCGACCGAGGCCGGCTACTCGAAGGGAACCATCTACAACCACTTCACGTGCCGTGAAGATCTGCTGGTCGCGCTCTCGACGGACAGTGCGAAGCGCCAGATCAGGTACTACCAGGCCATCGCCGATCTGCCCTGGGACGGGGTGCGGGCGCTCTACGGACTGATGCTCGCCTACATGCGGCACGCGGAGACCGCTCCCGAGCTGTTCGAGTCGAGCATGGCGGCCCTCGCCAACGCGGTGGGAGCCCTGGCGTCCCCGGAGCGTCTGGAGCGCAGGGACGTGGTCGACCGCCAGATGGGCCAGGTGATCGGCGCCGTCGTGGAGAGGACCGAGCGCGAGGGGGCGTTCGAGCATCCGGTGCTGCCACCGGCGGCGGCCCTCGATGCCCTGCGGTCGGCGGTCCTCGGATACACCGTCACCCACCTGCTGTCCCGCCGCTTCCAGTGGGGTGCCGCCGCGACCGACGGGAATCGCCTGGTCGTGGCCGCGTCGATGATGCACGGCCTGGGCTGGCCGCGGGTCGAGGCGAGCGCCGCGTCCGCGGTGCAGCGGGTCGTGGACGACCTCATTCCCGCGGCGGAGGAGAAGGCCGGGGGAGAGCGGCTGGTCCACGGCTGA
- a CDS encoding response regulator — MTRVLVVEDDPQLVRALVINLQARRYGVDAAPDGATALRLAAARQPDVVMLDLGLPDMDGVEVIKGLRGWTRVPILVLSARQGSDEKVAALDAGADDYVTKPFSMDELLARLRAAVRRTEDTPLATGTTFVETADFTIDLLAKKLHRDGRDVRLTPTEWHLLEILVTSPGRLITQNHLLEEVWGVTGSGKTNYLRVYMAQLRRKLEADPSRPRHLVTEPGMGYRFEM, encoded by the coding sequence ATGACACGGGTGCTGGTGGTGGAGGACGACCCGCAGCTCGTACGGGCCCTCGTCATCAATCTCCAGGCACGCCGGTACGGGGTCGACGCGGCCCCCGACGGAGCCACCGCGCTGCGGCTCGCGGCCGCCCGGCAACCCGATGTCGTGATGCTCGACCTCGGCCTGCCCGACATGGACGGCGTCGAGGTGATCAAGGGCCTGCGCGGCTGGACCCGGGTGCCCATCCTGGTGCTGTCCGCCCGCCAGGGCTCCGACGAGAAGGTCGCCGCGCTCGACGCCGGCGCCGACGACTACGTGACCAAGCCGTTCAGCATGGACGAACTCCTCGCCCGGCTGCGGGCCGCCGTCCGGCGCACCGAGGACACACCGCTCGCCACGGGGACGACGTTCGTCGAGACGGCGGACTTCACCATCGACCTGCTGGCCAAGAAGCTGCACCGGGACGGCCGCGACGTACGCCTCACGCCCACCGAATGGCACCTGCTGGAGATCCTGGTGACCAGCCCGGGACGGCTGATCACCCAGAACCACCTCCTCGAGGAGGTCTGGGGGGTCACCGGGAGCGGCAAGACCAACTACCTGCGGGTCTACATGGCACAGCTGCGCCGCAAGCTGGAGGCCGACCCCTCCCGCCCCCGCCACCTCGTCACCGAGCCGGGCATGGGGTATCGGTTCGAGATGTGA
- a CDS encoding ATP-binding cassette domain-containing protein yields the protein MPSSVMSTSITSNSATAVSALGLRKSYGDKTVLDGIDLRIPAGSVFALLGPNGAGKTTAVKILSTLIGADGGRAQVAGHDLAGDPQAVRAAIGVTGQFSAVDGLITGEENMLLMADLHHLPRSEGRRVAAELLERFDLTDAAKKPASTYSGGMKRRLDIAMTLVGGPRIIFLDEPTTGLDPRARHNMWQIIRELVSDGVTVFLTTQYLEEADELADRIAVLNDGRIVAEGSAEELKRLIPGGHVRLRFTDPAAYRSAASALGEAVGDDEALTLQLPSDGSQRELRSILDWLDAAGVEADELTVHTPDLDDVFFALTGGTDQTRESAR from the coding sequence ATGCCTTCATCTGTCATGTCCACATCCATCACGAGCAACTCCGCGACGGCCGTCTCCGCCCTCGGTCTGCGCAAGTCGTACGGCGACAAGACCGTTCTCGACGGCATCGATCTGCGCATCCCGGCCGGGTCGGTGTTCGCCCTGCTCGGGCCGAACGGGGCGGGCAAGACGACCGCCGTGAAGATTCTGTCCACGCTGATCGGTGCCGACGGCGGTCGGGCCCAGGTCGCGGGACACGATCTGGCAGGCGATCCGCAGGCCGTGCGGGCCGCGATCGGGGTCACCGGCCAGTTCTCGGCGGTGGACGGGCTGATCACCGGTGAGGAGAACATGCTCCTGATGGCGGACCTGCACCATCTGCCCAGGAGCGAGGGGCGTCGGGTGGCGGCCGAACTGCTGGAGCGCTTCGACCTGACGGACGCGGCGAAGAAGCCGGCCTCCACCTACTCGGGCGGGATGAAGCGCCGTCTGGACATCGCCATGACGCTGGTGGGCGGTCCGCGGATCATCTTCCTCGACGAGCCGACCACCGGTCTGGACCCGCGGGCCCGCCACAACATGTGGCAGATCATCCGCGAGCTGGTCTCCGACGGGGTGACCGTCTTCCTGACCACCCAGTACCTGGAGGAGGCGGACGAACTCGCGGACCGTATCGCGGTGCTGAACGACGGCAGGATCGTCGCCGAGGGCAGCGCCGAGGAACTGAAGCGGCTCATCCCCGGCGGTCATGTCCGGCTCCGCTTCACCGACCCGGCCGCCTACCGCAGCGCCGCCTCCGCCCTGGGCGAGGCCGTCGGCGACGACGAGGCGCTCACCCTCCAACTCCCCAGCGACGGCAGCCAACGCGAACTGCGCTCGATCCTCGACTGGCTGGACGCGGCCGGAGTCGAGGCCGACGAGCTGACCGTCCACACCCCCGACCTCGACGACGTCTTCTTCGCCCTGACCGGCGGCACCGACCAGACCAGGGAGTCTGCCCGATGA
- a CDS encoding DUF4097 family beta strand repeat-containing protein: MPSFDTPEPISVNAHVAAGSLRLAAGERRDTVVEVRPRDPERDKDVRAAEQTEVTFAGGVLTVRTKERRMIGPSGVADVTVELPTGSRVEVTGAWAQVLGEGRLGEVRVKTSVGDVRLDTTGPVELTASHGSVVVDRIEGRAVITTSSGNLRVGTVDGPAVLKNSNGNTNVGAVSGELRVSGANGAIDIACAEGSVTGTATNGVLRVAEVVRGEVQLETSNGSIEIGVREGTAAWLDVSSQRGLVRNALTASEAPEQTEDTVKVRARTNWGNIDVFRAKA, from the coding sequence ATGCCTTCTTTCGACACCCCCGAACCGATCTCCGTCAACGCCCACGTGGCCGCCGGCTCCCTCCGGCTCGCCGCGGGCGAGCGCCGCGACACCGTCGTCGAGGTGCGCCCCCGCGACCCGGAGCGGGACAAGGACGTAAGGGCCGCCGAGCAGACCGAGGTCACCTTCGCCGGCGGCGTCCTGACCGTCAGGACGAAGGAGCGCCGCATGATCGGGCCCTCCGGCGTCGCCGACGTGACGGTCGAACTGCCCACCGGCTCACGGGTCGAGGTGACCGGAGCCTGGGCCCAGGTGCTCGGCGAGGGCCGGCTCGGCGAGGTCCGGGTGAAGACCTCCGTCGGTGACGTCCGCCTCGACACCACCGGACCGGTCGAGCTGACCGCCTCCCACGGCTCGGTCGTCGTCGACCGGATCGAGGGCAGGGCCGTCATCACCACCAGCTCCGGCAACCTGCGCGTCGGCACCGTCGACGGCCCCGCCGTCCTGAAGAACTCGAACGGCAACACGAACGTCGGCGCGGTCTCCGGCGAGCTGCGGGTGAGCGGCGCCAACGGTGCCATCGACATCGCGTGCGCCGAGGGCTCGGTCACCGGCACCGCCACCAACGGCGTCCTCCGCGTCGCCGAAGTCGTCCGCGGCGAGGTCCAGTTGGAGACCTCCAACGGCTCCATCGAGATCGGCGTCCGCGAGGGCACCGCGGCCTGGCTCGACGTCAGCTCCCAGCGCGGACTGGTGCGCAACGCCCTCACCGCCTCCGAGGCCCCGGAGCAGACCGAGGACACGGTCAAGGTCCGAGCCCGGACCAACTGGGGCAACATCGACGTCTTCCGCGCCAAGGCCTGA
- the kdpB gene encoding potassium-transporting ATPase subunit KdpB encodes MTTRTESNEMSTPTLAPHQDAPTGHKPPEGRVGAGLFDPQQLVKSLPDAFRKLDPRVMVKSPVMFVVWIGSVLTTVFSFKDPGDWFGWTISAWLWLTVVFANLAEAVAEGRGKAQADTLRKAKTDTVARRVDGTEVPGTELRIGDLVVCEAGDVIPGDGDVVEGVASVDESAITGESAPVIRESGGDRSAVTGGTKVLSDRIVIKITTKPGETFIDRMINLVEGAARQKTPNEIALNILLASLTIVFLLAVATLPPFADYAGTHLTMVVLVALLVCLIPTTIGALLSAIGIAGMDRLVQRNVLAMSGRAVEAAGDVSTLLLDKTGTITLGNRQASVFVPVSGVTEAEVADAAQLSSLADETPEGRSVVVLAKEKYGLRERHQGELAGAEWIAFTAQTRMSGVDVDGRRIRKGAAGSVIAWVEEQGGEVASDARKLTDRISEAGGTPLLVAAEDAEGARVLGVIHLKDVVKEGMRERFDELRRMGIKTVMITGDNPLTAKAIAEEAGVDDFLAEATPEDKMALIKREQAGGKLVAMTGDGTNDAPALAQADVGVAMNTGTSAAKEAGNMVDLDSNPTKLIEIVEIGKQLLITRGALTTFSIANDVAKYFAIIPALFAAVYPGLDKLNIMGLSSPDSAILSAVVFNALIIIALVPLSLRGVQYRPVSADRMLRRNLTIYGIGGLIAPFIGIKLIDLLISLIPGIG; translated from the coding sequence ATGACCACCCGCACGGAAAGCAACGAGATGTCCACTCCCACCCTCGCGCCGCACCAGGACGCCCCCACCGGGCACAAGCCTCCCGAGGGCCGTGTCGGAGCGGGCCTCTTCGACCCCCAGCAGCTGGTGAAGTCGCTGCCGGACGCCTTCCGCAAGCTCGACCCGCGGGTGATGGTCAAGTCCCCCGTGATGTTCGTGGTGTGGATCGGGTCCGTGCTGACCACCGTGTTCTCCTTCAAGGACCCCGGCGACTGGTTCGGCTGGACCATCAGCGCCTGGCTGTGGCTGACGGTCGTCTTCGCCAACCTGGCCGAAGCGGTCGCCGAAGGACGGGGCAAGGCCCAGGCCGACACCCTGCGCAAGGCCAAGACCGACACGGTGGCCCGCCGGGTCGACGGCACCGAGGTCCCCGGCACCGAGCTGCGGATCGGTGATCTGGTCGTCTGCGAGGCCGGCGACGTCATTCCCGGCGACGGGGATGTCGTCGAGGGCGTGGCGAGCGTCGACGAGTCGGCCATCACCGGCGAGTCCGCCCCGGTCATCCGGGAGTCCGGCGGAGACCGCTCGGCCGTCACCGGGGGGACGAAGGTGCTCTCCGACCGGATCGTCATCAAGATCACGACGAAGCCCGGTGAGACCTTCATCGACCGGATGATCAACCTGGTCGAGGGCGCGGCCCGGCAGAAGACGCCCAACGAGATCGCGCTGAACATCCTGCTCGCCTCGCTGACCATCGTCTTCCTGCTCGCGGTGGCGACCCTGCCGCCGTTCGCGGACTACGCGGGCACGCACCTGACGATGGTGGTGCTGGTCGCCCTGCTGGTCTGCCTGATCCCGACCACCATCGGCGCGCTGCTCTCCGCGATCGGCATCGCGGGCATGGACCGCCTCGTCCAGCGCAACGTGCTCGCCATGTCCGGCCGGGCAGTCGAGGCTGCCGGTGACGTCTCGACGCTGCTGCTCGACAAGACCGGCACGATCACCCTGGGCAACCGTCAGGCGTCCGTGTTCGTGCCGGTGAGCGGGGTGACGGAGGCCGAGGTCGCGGACGCCGCCCAGCTGTCGTCGCTGGCCGACGAGACGCCGGAGGGCCGCTCCGTCGTCGTCCTGGCGAAGGAGAAGTACGGGCTGCGCGAGCGCCACCAGGGCGAGCTGGCCGGTGCCGAGTGGATCGCCTTCACCGCGCAGACCCGGATGTCGGGCGTGGACGTGGACGGGCGCAGGATCCGCAAGGGCGCGGCCGGTTCGGTCATCGCCTGGGTCGAGGAGCAGGGAGGTGAAGTCGCCTCTGACGCGAGGAAGTTGACCGACCGTATCTCCGAGGCCGGTGGCACCCCGCTGCTGGTCGCGGCCGAGGACGCCGAGGGCGCCCGGGTGCTGGGCGTCATCCACCTCAAGGACGTCGTCAAGGAGGGCATGCGCGAGCGGTTCGACGAGCTGCGCCGCATGGGCATCAAGACCGTCATGATCACGGGCGACAACCCGCTGACCGCCAAGGCGATCGCCGAGGAGGCGGGCGTCGACGACTTCCTCGCCGAGGCCACCCCCGAGGACAAGATGGCCCTCATCAAGCGGGAGCAGGCGGGCGGCAAGCTCGTCGCGATGACCGGTGACGGCACCAACGACGCGCCGGCCCTCGCGCAGGCGGACGTCGGCGTCGCCATGAACACGGGTACGTCGGCCGCCAAGGAGGCCGGCAACATGGTCGACCTCGACTCCAACCCGACCAAGCTCATCGAGATCGTCGAGATCGGCAAGCAACTCCTGATCACCCGGGGTGCGTTGACCACGTTCTCCATCGCCAACGACGTCGCGAAGTACTTCGCGATCATCCCGGCGCTGTTCGCGGCCGTCTACCCGGGCCTCGACAAGCTCAACATCATGGGCCTGTCCTCACCGGACTCCGCGATCCTCTCGGCGGTCGTCTTCAACGCACTGATCATCATCGCGCTGGTCCCGCTGTCCCTGCGGGGCGTGCAGTACCGGCCGGTCAGCGCCGACAGGATGCTGCGCCGCAACCTCACGATCTACGGCATCGGCGGACTGATCGCCCCCTTCATCGGCATCAAGCTCATCGACCTGCTCATCTCCCTCATCCCCGGGATCGGCTGA
- a CDS encoding AMP-binding protein, whose translation MKDVVAALRAPGHEELVLVECLGDTGTPERTYTYGQMTAWADEVRAALRARGLAPGARVGLVADNSPEWVAADLALLIDGYTEVPVPLAFSAEQAASLLRDVHVCVVDAAGAAKLEAWGLSGSAEPVLVERSREPGVPAPAREVLPDAVDPDRIIKIIHTSGTTGAPKGVKIRAAGLGALLSSLDEVSPSGVYDRYLSLVPFSLLVEQVTAVYLPILRGGRMVLLPGAVPLLGTAGSRAEEALDWLRKAAPSAAVLPPALVSALDKAVRDSDGDELFPAGRSPFLMAGGAPVDAEALKRLDAAGLRVHEGYGLSENGSVVSWNTASHWRPGTVGRPLPHCSVKLSDQGELLVRSTSLFAGYTVEDPTSRPVDDEGWLHTGDRALIDEDGFIRILGRLKNVIITGHGRNVSPEWVEGRLRSCRDVADAVLFGEGMEHLVAVLVSSSRDGDAGPAVEREARTYAERALAETDRPERYIVLPDGADLRERYFTVTGRPRRGLIFDEIVRPALAPAA comes from the coding sequence ATGAAGGACGTCGTCGCCGCCCTGCGGGCCCCGGGCCATGAAGAGCTGGTTCTCGTGGAGTGCCTGGGCGACACCGGTACCCCCGAACGGACCTACACCTACGGGCAGATGACGGCCTGGGCCGACGAGGTGCGGGCGGCGCTGCGGGCCCGCGGTCTCGCGCCGGGCGCACGGGTCGGGCTCGTGGCGGACAACAGCCCGGAGTGGGTGGCCGCCGACCTGGCGCTGCTGATCGACGGGTACACCGAGGTTCCGGTTCCGCTGGCCTTCTCCGCCGAGCAGGCGGCATCACTGCTGCGCGACGTGCACGTCTGCGTGGTGGACGCCGCGGGCGCGGCCAAGCTGGAGGCATGGGGCCTGTCGGGCTCGGCCGAGCCGGTCCTGGTCGAGCGGTCCCGTGAACCCGGCGTCCCCGCCCCGGCGCGGGAAGTCCTCCCGGACGCGGTCGACCCCGACCGGATCATCAAGATCATTCATACGTCGGGGACCACCGGCGCTCCCAAGGGCGTCAAGATCCGGGCGGCCGGTCTCGGAGCCCTGCTCTCCTCGCTGGACGAGGTCTCCCCGTCGGGGGTCTACGACCGGTACCTCTCGCTGGTTCCGTTCAGCCTCCTCGTCGAGCAGGTCACGGCGGTGTACCTGCCGATCCTCCGCGGTGGCCGCATGGTTCTGCTGCCCGGTGCCGTGCCGCTGCTGGGCACGGCAGGATCGCGGGCCGAGGAGGCGCTCGACTGGTTGCGGAAGGCGGCCCCCTCGGCGGCCGTCCTGCCACCCGCGCTGGTCAGCGCCCTGGACAAGGCGGTGCGGGACAGCGACGGCGACGAGCTCTTCCCCGCCGGGCGGTCTCCCTTCCTCATGGCCGGAGGCGCCCCCGTGGACGCCGAGGCCCTGAAGCGCCTGGACGCGGCCGGCCTGCGGGTCCACGAAGGGTACGGACTGTCGGAGAACGGCTCCGTGGTCTCGTGGAACACCGCGAGCCACTGGCGCCCGGGCACGGTAGGACGGCCGCTTCCGCACTGCTCGGTCAAACTCTCCGATCAGGGCGAGCTGTTGGTGCGGTCCACCTCCCTGTTCGCGGGATACACCGTGGAGGACCCGACCAGCCGGCCGGTGGACGACGAGGGCTGGCTCCACACGGGAGACCGGGCGCTCATCGACGAGGACGGCTTCATCCGCATCCTGGGCCGTCTGAAGAACGTCATCATCACCGGCCACGGACGGAACGTCTCGCCCGAGTGGGTGGAAGGGCGGCTGCGTTCGTGCCGTGACGTGGCCGACGCGGTCCTCTTCGGCGAAGGCATGGAGCACCTCGTCGCCGTCCTCGTCTCCTCGTCGCGGGACGGCGACGCCGGCCCCGCGGTGGAGCGCGAGGCACGCACGTACGCCGAGCGCGCGCTGGCCGAGACCGACCGCCCCGAGCGGTACATCGTCCTGCCGGACGGCGCGGACCTGCGGGAACGGTACTTCACCGTCACCGGCCGCCCGCGCCGCGGGCTCATCTTCGACGAGATCGTGCGCCCCGCGCTCGCACCGGCCGCCTGA